A region from the Desulfoglaeba alkanexedens ALDC genome encodes:
- the istA gene encoding IS21 family transposase: MLKKEDWMEIRAQVEKGVYKKDIAESLGVHPKTISRALSRGGVPSGKRPGARVSKLDPFKPLIDQLLRDGVWNAMVILREIEQRGYTGGTTILREYISPRRPMRQSRATVRFETDPGVQMQNDWGELTTEVAEIPQKVYFSVNTLGFSRRLFFWCAPRNDAEHTYEGIIRAFEYFGGVVIEVLVDNQKATVIVHRIGESVRFNERFIDLAGHYGFTPRACRPRRARTKGKDERMVGYIKHNFFVRYRKFESFAQMNALAEKWLTEETDQRLHGTVKEIVAERFSREAPHLRPLPALRYDTSYLEHRCVHWDGFIDVLGNRYSVPSQLCGQTVRVRIGLDGTLRVYAEETLVAEHTLRSAAEGWGSVAAHHAQLWQEALQVERRDLSIYEEASRWS, translated from the coding sequence ATGCTCAAAAAGGAGGACTGGATGGAGATCAGAGCACAAGTTGAAAAGGGCGTCTACAAGAAGGACATCGCAGAAAGCCTGGGAGTGCATCCAAAAACCATAAGCCGTGCTCTTAGTCGAGGAGGAGTACCCTCGGGGAAAAGACCCGGTGCAAGGGTGAGCAAACTTGATCCCTTCAAACCCTTGATCGACCAGCTCCTGAGAGATGGAGTCTGGAATGCTATGGTGATCTTGCGTGAGATCGAACAGCGAGGCTACACGGGCGGGACCACCATCCTTCGGGAGTACATCAGCCCCAGAAGGCCCATGAGGCAAAGCCGGGCAACGGTACGGTTTGAAACAGATCCTGGAGTTCAGATGCAAAATGATTGGGGAGAGCTCACAACCGAAGTGGCTGAAATCCCACAGAAGGTCTACTTCAGTGTGAATACCCTCGGATTTTCCCGGCGTCTCTTCTTCTGGTGTGCCCCCAGGAATGATGCCGAGCACACCTACGAAGGGATCATCAGAGCCTTCGAGTACTTTGGAGGAGTAGTAATAGAGGTGCTCGTGGATAACCAGAAAGCAACGGTTATTGTCCACAGGATCGGGGAGAGTGTTCGCTTTAACGAACGATTTATAGATCTTGCCGGCCACTATGGCTTCACCCCCAGAGCCTGTCGCCCGAGAAGAGCAAGGACCAAGGGAAAAGATGAGCGGATGGTGGGCTATATCAAGCACAACTTCTTTGTGCGTTACCGCAAGTTCGAGAGCTTCGCCCAGATGAACGCTCTCGCTGAGAAGTGGCTCACAGAGGAAACCGATCAGAGGCTGCACGGAACAGTCAAGGAAATCGTAGCCGAACGATTCTCCCGTGAGGCTCCTCATCTTCGTCCCCTTCCTGCCCTGCGGTATGACACCTCTTATCTCGAGCACCGGTGTGTCCACTGGGATGGCTTCATCGATGTTTTGGGCAATAGATACAGTGTGCCCTCTCAGCTGTGTGGACAAACGGTCCGAGTGAGGATCGGGTTGGATGGAACCTTGAGAGTCTACGCCGAAGAGACCCTGGTGGCCGAACACACCCTTCGCAGTGCAGCCGAGGGATGGGGAAGCGTTGCAGCCCATCATGCCCAATTGTGGCAGGAGGCATTGCAGGTTGAGCGAAGGGATCTGTCGATCTACGAGGAGGCGAGCCGATGGAGCTAG
- a CDS encoding type II toxin-antitoxin system HicA family toxin, whose product MNKLEKLYEHILMRRSDANVPFETLCSLLKRLGFDEHIRGDHHIFTKDGVDEILNLQPKEGKGKPYQVKQVRDVILKYQIRIGE is encoded by the coding sequence ATGAACAAACTGGAAAAGCTGTACGAGCATATTTTGATGCGAAGATCAGATGCGAATGTCCCGTTCGAGACTTTATGCTCCCTGCTCAAGCGGCTTGGGTTTGATGAGCATATCAGAGGGGATCACCATATTTTCACCAAGGATGGTGTTGATGAGATTCTCAATTTACAACCCAAAGAAGGTAAAGGCAAACCATATCAAGTCAAACAAGTCAGAGATGTCATTCTGAAGTACCAAATTCGAATTGGAGAATGA
- a CDS encoding type II toxin-antitoxin system HicB family antitoxin: MEKKYEIIIFWSSEDDSFVAEVPELPGCMADGKTYQEALSNVGQIIDEWIETATRLGRPIPQPKGRLAYA; this comes from the coding sequence ATGGAAAAAAAATACGAAATTATCATTTTTTGGAGTTCTGAGGACGATTCATTTGTGGCCGAGGTGCCGGAACTCCCCGGATGCATGGCGGACGGGAAGACTTACCAAGAGGCCCTAAGCAATGTGGGACAAATTATCGATGAGTGGATCGAAACCGCCACAAGGCTCGGCCGGCCTATTCCTCAGCCGAAAGGCCGTCTTGCGTATGCCTAA